GCATGGGAATCGCTGGCCAACACCAATTTGCTCTGGGGGCAGCGCGCAGCCCCCCTGGAACTGCAATGGCATGTCACGCTGGCGACCAGCAGGCTGGATCAGTTAACCGTCGCGTGGCTTGACCACCACGGCGCATGGAAATACCCGTTGCTGACCATCACCAATCTTCAAGCGCGCCTGGCTCAAGGCGAACTAACGGTCTCAGGGGACTGGAACGTGGGAAAGCGAATCTTGCAGGCCCATCTGACTTCAACCTGCGATTTACATGAGTTTGCCGGTTATCTGCCGCCCGACTGGCAGAAGGAGCTTCGCGCAATCCAGTGGAATACCCCACCCAGGCTGGCAGCGTCTTTCACCACCACGTTGCCGGACTGGCCAAAGCCGCCCACCAATGCTCTGGCCAATCTCGCGCCTGCAACCACCGGCCATTTTTCTCTGCAATTGGGTCCGGCCCAATGGCGCGATCTTGCTCTGTCCGCACTTGCAGCCAGGCTGGAATGGGACGGACAACATCTCCGTGTGCCTACCTTCGAGGCACGTGCAGGCGATAATCTGCTTAAAGGCACACTGGAATTGGCGCCTGAGGGCGACCTCCAAATGCAAGTGGATTGGAAGGGCTTGCCCAACGCTTTGATTCCTTTGCTACCCCCAACCGCCCCGCGAGCCTTGGCCATGTGGAAATGGGAACATCCGCCAGAACTGCAACTTGAACTCCGTGGCAACTGGCGCAAAGCGGACTCTTGGCAGGCCACGGGGGAGGTTCGTACCGCGCGTTTTGTCTTTCGCGACGTGCCCATTGAGGCCCTGGAAACCCGTTTTTCCTATGCTTCCAATGTACTCTGCTTTTACCAACCGCGCCTGCGACAAAAAGAAGGCCAGGCCACCGCCAAAAAAGTGGAAGTGGATTTCAATGCGCACATGGTCTTTCTGCAGGAAGCCCGTGGCACGGTGAATCCGATGCATGTGGCCCAGGCCATCGGCCCGCATGTGGTGAAAACTTTGGCTCCCTACCGCTTTGCCGGGCCGGTCAAAGCCGAAGTTTCCGGAGATATTCCGATGCATGGCGAGTTGGGCGCACGGGTGGATTTTCAAATCGCTGGCTCGCCTTTTACCTGGTGGCGATTTAATGCCAGCAATGTAACCACCACCATCCTCTGGCGCGACGAATCCGTGACCCTCACGAACCTCTGGGCCGATTTTTATGGGGGACGGCTCCGCGGTGATTTATCTCTGGATTTCTCTTCCCACCAGGACACCGCCATGGACCTGCGCTTCAGCCTGAGCCAGGTTCAGTTTGCCGGACTCATGGCCGATATCAGCGACCGTACCAACCGCGTCGAAGGTTTGCTCACCGGCCATCTCAATGCTCAGGCCCGCGCCAATGACTGGAAAAGCTGGAACGGCTTTGGCAACGTCTCCCTTACCGATGGCTTGATTTGGGAAATTCCCATTTTCGGTTTGTTTTCCCCCGTGCTCAATGCCATTTCCCCCGGCCTGGGCAACTCCCGCGCTCGTGAAGCCCACGGCTCGTTTGTGATTCGCGACAGCGTCATCCGTACGGAAGACCTGGTCATCCAGGCTGCCGGTTACAACCTTAAATACCGTGGGACGGTCAATTTTGATTACGAAGTGGACGCGCGCGTGGAAGCTGAAGTCCTGCGCGAGACCAAAATGCTGGGGCCTGCATTGAGCCTGTTTTTCAAGCCCTTTACCAAGCTCTTCGAGTACCGCGTCACCGGCACCCTGGCGCACCCCAAAACCAAGCCCGTTTATATTCCAAATATCTTGATGAAACTCCTCACGCCCTTTCGCAGTCTGCGTGAGTTGTTCCAATCCGACTCTGAAGTTCCTACAACTCCCTTGCCTGCTCCGCCCTCCACGCCCTCCAGACCACCAGAAAAGCCCACGGAGCAGCCGCAATCTTGAAATAGGTACATGGGCTGGCAGAATTGGCGGCATTGGGGCAAACCCGGTCCCCAAGGTTCTTCAATACCTGAATTAACAGGCTGTATAACAAGAGGTTAAAGTCCGTGGGCTGCAAGCAAGACTTTATCGTTAAAGCTTGCCTCAGTATATGTTTTTTGTTTTCACTTGCCTCATTTTTTGTTCAATCGTATATTATGTACGGGTAGAGGGTTTAACCTCGGTTCCTCCCGGCCCAGTGTCGCTCGGTGCATGGACGATGCTGGGCTTTTTTATCAACCAATGCTCCCGGCCCTTAAGCTGCAAGAACCGTAAAACTGCCGGCAAAACCACCAAGCCCACCACCATGCACGTGACTACTCCCACCGACATCACGTAACCCAGGCTGGCAATGCCTTGATACTTGGCCGGAATCAAACTGGCAAATCCCGCCACGGTAGTGAGGCCGGAGACCAACACGGCTTTGCCCGTACTGCGGCTGAAGACACTGGCGTCTCGTTCTTCCATAAAACGATTAAGCACGTGGATGCCATTGGTGACGCCCACGCCAATGACCAATGGCAGGGTCATGATGTTGGCCGGATTGAACATGATGTCGTTCCATCCCATCCATCCCATCAACCACAAAGCTCCCACTCCCACCGGCAACAACCCCAGCACCAATGCAATGAACGAGCGAAAATGGAGGAAGACCAGCATGGCAATGGCCACCAGCGCATAACGCGCCGCCTGCAAATAGCTGTCCAGCAAAAGGGTCACATACTCGTACAACTGCACCGGTGTGCCGGTCACATTGGGGTCCACCGTGCGCAACTGCTGGACAAACTCCTCCTGGGGTTCACGCTCCCAAACATCCTTGCGTGGGTACACCATCACCAGCAACTTGCCGGTCCTGCCCACAAAGCGATGGCGCAATGCCGGGGGCAAATCCTCGACTCGCAGGCCCTCGGTATTGTCCTGTTGCCGGATGTTTTCAAACGTGTCCAGGACATCCTGAAAGAAAGCCATTTGATAAGCCGCCAATTTCACCGCAGTCACGGCACGGTCTCCCCGCAGCATTTCCCGCCGGAAATCCTGCACGGTTTGGCGCAGGGATTCCAGGCGCGCCCGCAACGGTGGGTCGTTGTTGCCAATTTCTTCCAGCGCCAGTCCCAGGTAGCCCGAGAATGACCACAGGACCTGGCTCAATTCGTCCACGTTGACAGGTTGGGCGTCCGGTGGAGTAAAGCGCACGGATTCCAACAGGCGTTTGATGTCTCCGACCAGCGCCAGTTTGTGGGCGGACTGGTTGCTCAAAAATGGCGCCACACTGTCCACCGAGGCCACCGCCGGAAGCTGTTTGGCTTTGGCTTCCAATTCCAGGGCGTGCTCCAGATTGGTGGCTACCAGCGCGCAGTACAATACGGATTTGCCCGCTGAGCGGATGAGTTTCATCTCATATTCCACCGCGGACAGTCCAGCGCTTTGCATGTGGAGCAAATTGTAATCGAAATGAATGCGATTGAGCTGGGTGGCAGCCAGGCCACAGAGGGCTCCAGCCACGGCGAGGGTAAGACCTGGCCGCGCCAGCCAGCATCGCTCGATGCGCTGCCGCGGGTCGGGTTTGCCGGCCATGGCATGATCCAGCACATTCTGCCTTCCGCGCAACAGCAAGACCGGCAGTAAGGTCATCATGGGCACCAGGCAAATCAGCAGGCCGCCGCCGCAAATAATGCCCATCTCCTGGATGCCCTTAAAATCCGTCAGGCCAATGGCCAGAAAAGCCCCGGCCGTGGTGAAACAGCCGGTGAAAATGCCGGTGCCGGTGTGAACCATGGCCGTCTCCAGCGCGTGCAACTCACTGTGGCCATGGCGCACCTCCTCCTCATAGCGGCTGATGAGGTGCACCCCAAAATCAATGCCCAGACCGATAAGAATCGGCACAAAGGTAATGGTAAGCAGATTGAGATGGCCCACCACCAGCGTGGTATATCCCAAGGTGTAAACCACCCCCACCAACAAACACGCCGTGGCTTTCAAGGGGCGCCCCGTCTCGCGGTAGGCATAGATGAAAATAATGGCACAGACCAATAGGGAGATGATGGTAGCCTTGGTGGTGTCCCGCTGGGCTTGCTCCATTTCATCCAGCTCCAGCACCAGCTCACCGGTTAAACCCACGTTCACCCCGGGTACTTCGCGCTCCACCTCACCCATCAACTGGCGCAACCGCTCCAGCGCGGCCGGCCCCACCTCCTCGGCGCGCGGTCGCGCCGTCACCAGGTAGATGCGGCCTTGATTAAAGGTGATATAAAGCCTTTGCTCGGCTTCTTCGCTGCTGCCAAACAGGGCATTCAAACCGGGGGATACCGGCATGCCCGAGCGGCGCAGGCTCTCAATCCCTTGCTGCAAGAGCCGCTCCAGCACAGGCAGGGCGTTCAGCAGCGCCGCATTTTCAGCATTCGTCTCCCGTTTGGCCGTGCGCATCTGGGTGTTGACCAGCTCGAACAAACGGATGAAATTCGTGGCGCGGGTGAAGTGTTGAATCACCGCCCGGCTCTCCTCCAAGGTGCGTTTTAATTCGGTCAGTTCTTCATCCGGGATGAACAACAGGGCCTTGCGGCCCAGCATTTTCAAGTCCCCCTTGTAAAAGACGTCCACAAACAGATTGGTCTCGGCCTCCAGCCGCGCCCCCAACCGCTCCACAAACTGGCGGTTCTTCTCCAGATTCTCGCTCTCCACCACCACCACCATGTCATCCTGAACAGGAAACTCGGCTTTGAGCCGCAGGAAATTCTGATGATAAACCTTGTCGGCCCCCACCAGAGCGTCGCGGCTGGTGTGGATTTCCAGTCGCAGGACCGTGAACAACAGGCACGCCAGAAACAGAACGGCCTGCGGATAAAAAAACAAGCGCGGATGCCGGTACACGGCCTGCGCCAATGCCCGCAAGACGCGCTCAACGAGCCGCTCCGGCTTTGGCTGGGATGCTGCGCCCATGTTGCGTGCCTGCCCGCCCATCCTCCCGACCTGAAATGGAGGGAGAAGAGGTTAAACTTCGGCCGTGGTATAGACTTCTTTTACATCGTCATGGTCCTCGAGGGCTTCCACGAACTTTTGCAAACTGGCCACGGCCTCCGGTGCATTAACAGGCGTGGGCACCAAGGGCAGTTGCGTGACCTCTGCTGCTTCGCACTTGATGCCCTTGCTCTCCAACGCCTTGTGCACCGCCTCGAAGTGAGCAGGGTCGGTCAGGATTTCGTAGCCTTCCTCGGAAGATTTGAAATCCTCGGCCCCCGCCTCCAAGGCCACCTCCATGACGGTATCCTCGGGCGCGGCTTCGCGGGAAATGATGATTTGGCCTTTGCGCTGAAACAGCCGGCTCACAGCGCCTTGCGACGCCATCGAGCC
This is a stretch of genomic DNA from Fontisphaera persica. It encodes these proteins:
- a CDS encoding MMPL family transporter, with the protein product MGAASQPKPERLVERVLRALAQAVYRHPRLFFYPQAVLFLACLLFTVLRLEIHTSRDALVGADKVYHQNFLRLKAEFPVQDDMVVVVESENLEKNRQFVERLGARLEAETNLFVDVFYKGDLKMLGRKALLFIPDEELTELKRTLEESRAVIQHFTRATNFIRLFELVNTQMRTAKRETNAENAALLNALPVLERLLQQGIESLRRSGMPVSPGLNALFGSSEEAEQRLYITFNQGRIYLVTARPRAEEVGPAALERLRQLMGEVEREVPGVNVGLTGELVLELDEMEQAQRDTTKATIISLLVCAIIFIYAYRETGRPLKATACLLVGVVYTLGYTTLVVGHLNLLTITFVPILIGLGIDFGVHLISRYEEEVRHGHSELHALETAMVHTGTGIFTGCFTTAGAFLAIGLTDFKGIQEMGIICGGGLLICLVPMMTLLPVLLLRGRQNVLDHAMAGKPDPRQRIERCWLARPGLTLAVAGALCGLAATQLNRIHFDYNLLHMQSAGLSAVEYEMKLIRSAGKSVLYCALVATNLEHALELEAKAKQLPAVASVDSVAPFLSNQSAHKLALVGDIKRLLESVRFTPPDAQPVNVDELSQVLWSFSGYLGLALEEIGNNDPPLRARLESLRQTVQDFRREMLRGDRAVTAVKLAAYQMAFFQDVLDTFENIRQQDNTEGLRVEDLPPALRHRFVGRTGKLLVMVYPRKDVWEREPQEEFVQQLRTVDPNVTGTPVQLYEYVTLLLDSYLQAARYALVAIAMLVFLHFRSFIALVLGLLPVGVGALWLMGWMGWNDIMFNPANIMTLPLVIGVGVTNGIHVLNRFMEERDASVFSRSTGKAVLVSGLTTVAGFASLIPAKYQGIASLGYVMSVGVVTCMVVGLVVLPAVLRFLQLKGREHWLIKKPSIVHAPSDTGPGGTEVKPSTRT
- a CDS encoding AsmA-like C-terminal region-containing protein, with protein sequence MPSAGSQISAAPPSRIRDLWTRVRRGFRWFRILALLSVLAVAGFLFYWHQTGLPDFVKNALLQALRHRGLDLQFASLHFRWDRGLVAHDVSFGRDQLIAGPQLSAREVQIVLDAAAALRGQLQVNLLRLRDGRIVWRFANGPHVTPPLEISRLQTEMAIHDAVWELRQFNGEFLGAEFRIHGLISNALAFSRQWAEAQTPSTSGPSAAARANLFMRDLAQALTNYHFSGPRAAELSFHLDALDWNAARLELRAQVESAQTPWGHGEHLTVLARRVPEAQTPPQARVELDITAAWLSNRWGKVEKGHLTIRAPTATNAWWTTNLQATLRAGHLATSALQASQVQATLQFSPLQTNLAWQSSSLHSPWATSGPVKLLLMSPLASSQNPPLWKVESHIESLDLLHAGRARQCRITGEVELAAAWPPTPQVVQGQSRMEEWHAGQSATGMLALAEWKAWLATNAWESLANTNLLWGQRAAPLELQWHVTLATSRLDQLTVAWLDHHGAWKYPLLTITNLQARLAQGELTVSGDWNVGKRILQAHLTSTCDLHEFAGYLPPDWQKELRAIQWNTPPRLAASFTTTLPDWPKPPTNALANLAPATTGHFSLQLGPAQWRDLALSALAARLEWDGQHLRVPTFEARAGDNLLKGTLELAPEGDLQMQVDWKGLPNALIPLLPPTAPRALAMWKWEHPPELQLELRGNWRKADSWQATGEVRTARFVFRDVPIEALETRFSYASNVLCFYQPRLRQKEGQATAKKVEVDFNAHMVFLQEARGTVNPMHVAQAIGPHVVKTLAPYRFAGPVKAEVSGDIPMHGELGARVDFQIAGSPFTWWRFNASNVTTTILWRDESVTLTNLWADFYGGRLRGDLSLDFSSHQDTAMDLRFSLSQVQFAGLMADISDRTNRVEGLLTGHLNAQARANDWKSWNGFGNVSLTDGLIWEIPIFGLFSPVLNAISPGLGNSRAREAHGSFVIRDSVIRTEDLVIQAAGYNLKYRGTVNFDYEVDARVEAEVLRETKMLGPALSLFFKPFTKLFEYRVTGTLAHPKTKPVYIPNILMKLLTPFRSLRELFQSDSEVPTTPLPAPPSTPSRPPEKPTEQPQS
- a CDS encoding YebC/PmpR family DNA-binding transcriptional regulator encodes the protein MAGHSKWAKVKHFKGAIDAKRGKIFAKLSKEISIAAKLGGGDPDMNPRLRMVLLKCRAANMPNDNIERAIKRGTGQGEPVNYEDLTYEIFAPGGVGVLVEISTDNRNRTAAEIRSLVTKHGGSMASQGAVSRLFQRKGQIIISREAAPEDTVMEVALEAGAEDFKSSEEGYEILTDPAHFEAVHKALESKGIKCEAAEVTQLPLVPTPVNAPEAVASLQKFVEALEDHDDVKEVYTTAEV